From Phragmites australis chromosome 5, lpPhrAust1.1, whole genome shotgun sequence, a single genomic window includes:
- the LOC133917872 gene encoding BTB/POZ and MATH domain-containing protein 2-like — protein sequence MPTSQTVSTCVPEAEQGTHVFDIFGYSQHRGIGAGNPMISGKFYVGGPKWHVLFYPDGFSSSIERYQNCISVGLALASENVKVRASYELQLVDQSTGLRVPVYKAALRVFIRDDDSSWFTMLLQKRSVFETSTYLRDDHVTIKCIVTVIKEPMMPKTKPFPEIEVLPSNITEHFAKRLEENEGVNVNFSVGENFTVHKIVLAARSTVFKAKLYGPMREAGTSPITIKDVQPDVFKALLHSIYTETLPPMDDLEGDDHSEMICRLLVGTTLALADQHHCDMLKDACIKFITCSNAVEAVVSTQGYKMPKRTCPSVVIDALEKSTSL from the coding sequence ATGCCGACGTCACAGACAGTTTCGACGTGCGTCCCGGAGGCGGAGCAGGGCACGCACGTGTTCGACATCTTCGGGTACAGCCAGCACAGGGGCATTGGCGCCGGCAATCCCATGATATCCGGCAAGTTCTATGTCGGAGGGCCTAAGTGGCACGTTCTCTTCTACCCTGATGGGTTCAGCTCCAGCATCGAGAGATACCAAAATTGCATCTCAGTCGGACTCGCGCTCGCATCCGAAAATGTCAAGGTGAGGGCGTCCTACGAGCTGCAACTGGTCGACCAGAGCACCGGGTTGCGGGTCCCGGTGTACAAGGCCGCGCTGAGGGTATTCATCCGTGATGATGATAGCAGCTGGTTTACTATGCTTTTGCAAAAACGGAGCGTCTTCGAAACGTCGACCTACCTTCGGGACGATCACGTCACAATCAAATGCATTGTCACTGTTATCAAAGAACCAATGATGCCCAAAACCAAACCTTTTCCTGAAATTGAGGTGCTGCCGTCTAACATCACAGAGCATTTTGCCAAGCGGTTGGAAGAAAACGAGGGAGTGAACGTCAATTTCAGTGTAGGAGAGAATTTCACAGTACACAAGATCGTGCTCGCTGCGCGGTCAACTGTCTTCAAAGCAAAGCTCTATGGGCCTATGAGGGAGGCAGGAACATCGCCCATAACCATCAAAGATGTGCAACCTGATGTTTTCAAGGCCCTGCTACATTCCATCTATACAGAAACATTGCCTCCCATGGATGATCTGGAGGGAGATGATCACAGTGAAATGATTTGTCGCTTGCTTGTGGGAACCACGTTGGCTTTAGCTGATCAACATCATTGTGACATGCTTAAAGATGCTTGCATTAAATTTATCACCTGTTCAAATGCAGTGGAAGCTGTGGTGTCGACCCAAGGTTACAAGATGCCAAAAAGAACTTGCCCATCTGTTGTAATAGATGCATTGGAGAAATCAACATCATTGTGA